The proteins below are encoded in one region of Metabacillus dongyingensis:
- the prli42 gene encoding stressosome-associated protein Prli42, whose translation MSKRFQKVVIYLMLAVMIATTLLAGMSMWF comes from the coding sequence ATGTCTAAAAGATTTCAAAAAGTGGTTATATATCTGATGCTTGCCGTAATGATTGCCACAACTTTACTTGCTGGAATGAGTATGTGGTTTTAA
- a CDS encoding L,D-transpeptidase, producing the protein MKALLLFIMFLSPLWPLGENPSVGDPYVIINKQTNELAFIDNGQVVKVFDVATGKNEELTPEGEFTITVKAADPYYRKKNIPGGDPKNPLGTRWIGFDAEDSDGRTYGIHGTNNEDSIGSFVTQGCVRMYNEEVEILFEHIPIGTKVFITKNAKPFEEIAAEKGAMKKGDS; encoded by the coding sequence ATGAAGGCATTGCTTCTATTCATCATGTTCCTTTCTCCGCTTTGGCCGCTTGGAGAAAATCCATCTGTAGGCGATCCATATGTCATTATCAATAAGCAGACAAACGAACTTGCATTTATTGATAATGGTCAGGTAGTGAAAGTATTTGACGTTGCTACAGGCAAGAATGAAGAGCTTACACCCGAAGGGGAATTCACCATCACCGTGAAAGCGGCAGATCCGTATTACCGAAAAAAGAACATTCCGGGCGGTGACCCTAAAAATCCTCTCGGCACCAGGTGGATTGGATTCGACGCGGAAGATTCAGATGGCAGAACGTACGGCATTCACGGAACGAATAATGAAGATTCAATTGGCTCCTTTGTTACACAGGGATGTGTGCGCATGTACAATGAGGAAGTAGAAATTCTGTTTGAACATATTCCAATTGGAACAAAAGTATTTATAACAAAAAACGCCAAGCCGTTTGAAGAAATTGCTGCAGAAAAAGGAGCAATGAAAAAAGGTGATTCCTGA
- a CDS encoding aromatic acid exporter family protein: MFKIGYRTLKTALGAAFAISLAQLFQLDNFASAGILTILCIQVTKKKSLQTSWARFFACLIAILFSFVFFEGIGYYPFVIGLLLLFFIPVTVIVHAKEGIVTSSVIILHLYTSSHITFSLVLNEIALISTGIGVALIMNLYMPSVDKKLKEYQLKIEDNLSKIFLEIEEYLLSNDSSWDGKEITETAQLINEAKTLAFRDVENHFMRHENLYYHYFKMREKQFEIIERVLPIITSINVTVDQAQIIAEFIQEVREAIHPGNTAHKFLVKLHHMRKSFEEMPLPETREEFEARAALLHFVREMEQYLVLKSQFKGIIAEHEFRPSRAT, from the coding sequence ATGTTTAAAATCGGATACCGCACACTTAAAACAGCATTGGGAGCAGCGTTTGCCATCAGTCTGGCACAGCTGTTTCAGCTTGATAATTTTGCCTCAGCCGGAATCTTAACGATTCTCTGTATTCAGGTAACAAAGAAAAAATCATTGCAGACTTCCTGGGCTAGATTTTTTGCCTGTTTAATTGCCATTCTTTTTTCTTTTGTTTTCTTTGAAGGAATTGGGTATTATCCTTTTGTAATCGGACTTCTTCTATTATTCTTTATCCCTGTGACTGTGATTGTTCATGCAAAAGAAGGGATTGTAACTAGTTCCGTCATCATTTTGCACTTATACACATCCTCACATATTACGTTCAGCCTTGTTTTGAATGAAATCGCACTTATCTCCACTGGAATAGGGGTGGCCCTGATTATGAACCTTTATATGCCAAGTGTTGATAAAAAGCTGAAGGAATATCAGCTGAAAATTGAAGATAATCTTTCAAAAATCTTTCTGGAGATCGAGGAATATTTACTTTCAAACGATAGTTCATGGGACGGTAAAGAAATAACGGAGACCGCTCAATTAATTAATGAAGCAAAAACTCTGGCATTCAGAGATGTGGAAAACCACTTTATGAGGCATGAAAATCTTTACTACCACTATTTCAAGATGAGGGAAAAACAATTTGAAATTATTGAACGTGTTCTCCCAATTATTACGTCTATTAATGTGACCGTTGATCAGGCGCAAATTATCGCTGAATTTATTCAGGAAGTAAGAGAAGCGATACATCCTGGAAATACGGCACACAAGTTTTTAGTCAAGCTGCATCATATGAGAAAAAGCTTTGAAGAGATGCCGCTTCCTGAAACACGCGAAGAATTTGAAGCAAGAGCTGCTCTCTTGCACTTTGTGCGGGAGATGGAGCAGTATCTTGTTTTAAAAAGTCAGTTTAAAGGCATAATTGCAGAGCATGAATTTCGCCCTTCCCGTGCAACATAA
- a CDS encoding amino acid ABC transporter ATP-binding protein encodes MIKVDKLHKSFGKLEVLKGITTSIAEKEVVAIIGPSGSGKSTFLRCLNRLEDPTDGHVWIKDQDITNPKTDINKVRQNVGMVFQHFHLFPHKTVLENLTYAPLTVKGTSKKEAEAQGHELLKKVGLAEKAQVYPSKLSGGQKQRVAIARALAMNPEVMLFDEPTSALDPEMVKEVLEVMKNLAFSGMTMAIVTHEMGFAREVADRVLFLDEGILVEDAPPKEFFTNPKTKRAQIFLEKML; translated from the coding sequence GTGATTAAAGTAGACAAGCTTCATAAGTCATTTGGGAAATTAGAAGTGCTGAAAGGAATCACTACATCTATTGCTGAAAAAGAAGTAGTGGCGATTATTGGGCCATCGGGCTCCGGAAAATCAACCTTTCTCCGCTGTTTAAATCGTTTGGAAGACCCTACAGACGGACATGTTTGGATTAAAGATCAGGATATTACGAATCCCAAAACAGATATAAACAAAGTACGTCAAAATGTTGGCATGGTCTTTCAGCATTTTCATCTTTTTCCTCACAAAACCGTTCTTGAAAACCTAACATACGCTCCATTAACTGTTAAGGGAACTTCTAAAAAGGAAGCAGAAGCACAAGGGCACGAGCTTTTAAAGAAAGTTGGTCTTGCTGAAAAAGCTCAAGTATATCCAAGCAAGTTATCAGGCGGACAAAAGCAGAGGGTTGCCATTGCCAGAGCACTTGCGATGAACCCGGAGGTTATGCTGTTTGATGAACCGACCTCTGCTCTTGACCCAGAGATGGTCAAGGAAGTGTTAGAGGTTATGAAAAATCTGGCGTTCTCAGGTATGACAATGGCAATTGTTACCCATGAAATGGGATTTGCAAGAGAAGTAGCAGACAGAGTCCTCTTTCTGGATGAGGGCATTTTAGTTGAAGATGCACCGCCTAAGGAATTTTTTACAAATCCTAAAACGAAACGTGCTCAAATTTTCCTTGAAAAAATGCTATAA
- a CDS encoding amino acid ABC transporter permease: MNLDFPAIAPSIPFILQGIPVTLKIVGLSALIGFILAVILALMKISRIKPLMWIADAYTSVFRGTPLILQLLIIYYGAPQILGFEIDPYPAAVATFALNSGAYISEVIRAGIMAIDKGQREAAMALGVPYSKMMKDIIFPQAIKNILPALMNEFITLTKESAIVTIIGVQDIMRSSYIVGGQTYRYFEPILIAGLIYYVMVIILTLLGKLVERRMARSD, from the coding sequence ATGAATCTGGATTTTCCGGCTATAGCGCCTTCCATACCCTTTATTCTTCAAGGGATACCTGTTACATTGAAAATTGTCGGTCTTTCTGCTTTAATTGGATTTATTCTGGCTGTCATTCTTGCTCTCATGAAGATCAGCAGAATTAAGCCGCTGATGTGGATTGCTGACGCATATACGTCCGTTTTTCGCGGCACGCCGCTCATTCTGCAATTATTAATTATTTATTATGGTGCACCGCAAATACTTGGCTTTGAGATTGATCCTTATCCTGCAGCAGTTGCAACTTTTGCCCTGAATTCAGGTGCATATATTTCTGAGGTAATCAGAGCAGGCATCATGGCAATCGATAAAGGTCAGCGCGAAGCTGCGATGGCTCTTGGTGTTCCTTATTCAAAGATGATGAAGGATATCATTTTCCCTCAGGCCATTAAAAATATTCTTCCTGCCTTAATGAACGAGTTCATTACACTGACAAAGGAATCAGCTATTGTAACCATCATTGGAGTTCAGGATATTATGAGAAGTTCTTATATTGTCGGCGGACAAACATACCGTTATTTTGAACCGATCTTAATTGCGGGTTTAATCTATTATGTCATGGTTATCATATTAACGCTCCTTGGCAAACTCGTTGAAAGGAGAATGGCGCGCAGTGATTAA
- a CDS encoding transporter substrate-binding domain-containing protein, whose product MKKVLLFMISILVIGVLAACGSSDNGSGEEKKVLKMATSADYPPFEYIDTAKGSDIIGFDVDLAKAIGKELGYEIKVEDMDFTGLIPALQAKKADMVLAGMTPTEERKKSVDFSDVYYTAKHMIISKKGSGIKSVEDLEGKTVGVQLSSIQEGKAEELAKEVNIKVENRNRIPELIQEMKSGRFDAAIIEDTVAKGYFEKDKELEGITIEDGETEEAGSAIAFPKDSKYTEEFNKVLQEMKENGELEKLVVKWFGGEAK is encoded by the coding sequence ATGAAGAAAGTATTATTGTTTATGATTTCGATCTTAGTAATTGGAGTTCTCGCTGCATGCGGATCTTCAGACAATGGATCAGGAGAAGAGAAAAAGGTATTAAAAATGGCAACATCTGCAGATTATCCTCCGTTTGAGTACATTGATACGGCAAAAGGCAGCGATATAATCGGATTTGATGTTGATCTTGCAAAAGCAATCGGAAAAGAGCTTGGCTACGAAATTAAAGTAGAAGACATGGATTTCACTGGTTTAATTCCAGCACTTCAGGCTAAGAAGGCTGATATGGTTTTAGCTGGGATGACGCCAACGGAAGAACGCAAAAAAAGCGTGGATTTCTCAGATGTATATTATACAGCTAAACATATGATTATTTCTAAAAAAGGCAGCGGCATTAAATCTGTTGAAGACTTAGAAGGCAAGACGGTTGGTGTTCAGCTTTCTTCCATCCAAGAGGGTAAAGCGGAAGAACTTGCTAAAGAAGTAAATATCAAAGTTGAAAACCGCAACAGAATTCCTGAACTTATCCAAGAAATGAAATCAGGCCGTTTCGATGCAGCAATTATTGAAGATACTGTAGCAAAAGGCTATTTTGAAAAGGATAAAGAGTTAGAAGGCATAACAATTGAAGACGGGGAAACTGAAGAAGCAGGTTCTGCGATTGCTTTCCCTAAAGACAGCAAATATACTGAAGAATTCAACAAAGTACTTCAGGAAATGAAAGAAAACGGCGAGCTGGAAAAATTAGTAGTGAAATGGTTCGGCGGAGAAGCAAAATAA
- a CDS encoding BrxA/BrxB family bacilliredoxin, whose protein sequence is MNIDFNMFMNDVVAQARKEITAAGYTELTSPEEVEETFKKEGTTLVMVNSVCGCAGGIARPAAAHSVHYDKRPDRLVTVFAGQDKEATAYAREHFTGYPPSSPSFALLKDGKLVAMVERHEIEGHDPMSVVSKLQEAFDQHCEEI, encoded by the coding sequence GTGAATATCGATTTTAATATGTTTATGAATGATGTAGTCGCACAGGCAAGAAAAGAAATCACGGCTGCAGGATATACAGAATTGACATCGCCTGAAGAGGTGGAAGAAACGTTTAAAAAAGAGGGAACAACCCTTGTGATGGTCAACTCGGTTTGCGGCTGTGCAGGCGGTATTGCAAGACCTGCAGCTGCACACTCTGTTCATTATGATAAAAGACCTGACCGTCTTGTGACTGTTTTTGCTGGCCAGGATAAAGAAGCAACAGCATATGCAAGAGAGCATTTCACTGGATACCCGCCTTCTTCACCATCATTTGCCCTGTTAAAAGACGGCAAGCTTGTGGCTATGGTTGAGCGGCATGAAATTGAAGGACACGATCCAATGAGTGTTGTATCAAAGCTTCAAGAAGCTTTTGATCAGCATTGTGAAGAAATTTAA
- the meaB gene encoding methylmalonyl Co-A mutase-associated GTPase MeaB: MTGSPQKRKKAGSIEKSAEQYIEGVQNGDRVAVAQAITLVESNAEKHFEKAQQMIEELQQKETSSIRIGITGVPGAGKSTFIDAFGTYLCSLGHKVAVLAVDPSSQVSKGSILGDKTRMERLSRNPDAFIRPSPSSGTLGGVTRKTRESIIVCEAAGYDVILVETVGVGQGEFAIRGMVDFFLLLVLTGAGDELQTMKKGIMELPDLVVVNKADGDNLKNAKKAEQEYNHILHFLKSYTQGWETKAVTASALYETGIREIWETITVFANETKENGTFEGRRKLQQKEWLYEMIQEQLKHHFFQHSYIKGNMLNYEKDVVEGKRPVSGSVKELISAFLSR, translated from the coding sequence ATGACAGGAAGTCCTCAAAAGCGTAAAAAAGCGGGAAGCATTGAAAAGAGTGCAGAGCAGTATATTGAGGGTGTGCAAAATGGCGACAGAGTGGCTGTTGCGCAGGCTATCACTCTAGTGGAAAGCAACGCCGAAAAACATTTTGAAAAAGCGCAGCAAATGATTGAAGAGCTTCAGCAAAAAGAGACCTCTTCCATAAGAATTGGGATAACAGGGGTTCCGGGTGCAGGAAAGAGCACGTTCATTGATGCTTTCGGGACGTATTTGTGCAGTCTCGGACATAAAGTGGCAGTGCTTGCTGTCGACCCGAGCAGCCAGGTTTCAAAAGGAAGTATATTGGGTGATAAAACGAGAATGGAGAGGCTCTCCCGTAATCCTGATGCTTTTATCAGACCTTCTCCATCAAGCGGAACACTTGGAGGGGTAACGAGAAAAACAAGGGAATCCATTATTGTCTGCGAGGCGGCAGGGTACGATGTGATTCTCGTTGAAACGGTGGGTGTCGGGCAGGGGGAGTTTGCAATAAGGGGCATGGTCGATTTTTTCCTCTTATTAGTATTGACCGGTGCCGGAGACGAGCTGCAGACAATGAAAAAAGGAATTATGGAACTTCCCGATCTCGTGGTTGTCAACAAAGCAGATGGAGATAACCTTAAAAATGCAAAAAAAGCTGAACAAGAGTACAATCATATTCTTCATTTTCTAAAATCCTATACACAAGGATGGGAAACTAAAGCAGTGACCGCTTCTGCCCTTTATGAAACAGGAATACGCGAAATATGGGAGACAATAACCGTTTTCGCAAATGAAACGAAAGAAAACGGAACATTTGAAGGCAGAAGGAAACTTCAGCAGAAGGAATGGCTCTATGAAATGATTCAGGAACAGCTGAAGCATCACTTTTTTCAGCATAGCTATATAAAAGGCAATATGCTGAACTATGAAAAAGACGTGGTGGAAGGAAAGCGGCCGGTTTCAGGCAGTGTGAAAGAGCTGATTTCTGCTTTTTTAAGCAGATAA
- the scpA gene encoding methylmalonyl-CoA mutase produces MARINFANVELISDRFAEKNQENGHAAEPFKSNEGIPLKAAYTSEDRKNMPYLDSYPGIAPFLRGPYSTMYVNRPWTIRQYAGFSTAEDSNAFYRRNLAMGQKGLSVAFDLATHRGYDSDHPRVEGDVGKAGVAIDSILDMKILFDEIPLDQMSVSMTMNGAVLPIMAFYIVTAEEQGVSKEKLAGTIQNDILKEYMVRNTYIYPPETSMRIIGDIFEYTAKYMPKFNSISISGYHMQEAGATADIELAYTLADGLEYIRTGLKAGLDIDQFAPRLSFFWAIGMNYFMEVAKMRAARLMWAKIVKGFDPKNPKSLALRTHSQTSGWSLTAQDPFNNVVRTCIEAHAAVMGHTQSLHTNALDEAIALPTDFSARIARNTQLYLQQETGICDVIDPWGGSYYVESLTKQLMDKAWAHIEEVENLGGMAKAIETGLPKMKIEEAAAKRQAKIDSGTETIIGVNKFQVEEEDPIEILNIDNTEVRRKQIERLQTLKDTRDQVKVDQTLEALTEAVRSGEGNLLELAVEAARARATLGEISDSVEKVSKRHQAVIRSISGVYSSEFSNEEEIESVRRMTDEFSELEGRRPRILIAKMGQDGHDRGAKVVATAYADLGFDVDIGPLFQTPAETAAQAVENDVHIVGMSSLAAGHKTLLPQLIKELKALGREDIVVIVGGVIPYQDYEFLLNSGASAIFGPGTVIPNAAKVMLEKIYERLGYEDAEK; encoded by the coding sequence ATGGCTCGAATTAATTTTGCAAATGTAGAATTGATCAGCGATCGTTTTGCTGAAAAAAATCAGGAGAACGGACACGCAGCAGAACCTTTTAAATCGAATGAAGGAATTCCTTTAAAAGCTGCTTATACTTCAGAAGACAGGAAAAATATGCCTTATTTGGACAGTTATCCGGGTATTGCGCCATTTCTGAGAGGTCCTTATTCAACCATGTACGTGAACAGACCGTGGACAATCAGACAGTATGCCGGTTTTTCAACCGCAGAAGACAGCAATGCTTTCTACCGGCGGAATTTGGCAATGGGACAAAAGGGTTTATCAGTCGCTTTTGATCTCGCGACGCACAGAGGATACGATTCAGATCACCCGCGGGTCGAAGGGGATGTGGGTAAAGCAGGCGTAGCTATTGACTCCATTCTTGATATGAAAATCCTTTTTGATGAAATTCCATTGGATCAAATGTCTGTATCGATGACGATGAATGGAGCTGTCCTGCCCATTATGGCATTTTATATTGTGACAGCTGAGGAACAGGGTGTTTCAAAGGAGAAACTTGCAGGCACCATTCAAAATGACATTTTAAAGGAATATATGGTCCGGAATACATACATTTATCCTCCTGAAACATCGATGAGAATAATAGGGGATATTTTTGAGTATACAGCGAAGTATATGCCAAAGTTCAACAGCATAAGTATTTCCGGGTACCATATGCAGGAAGCGGGTGCTACAGCGGATATTGAGCTCGCATATACCTTGGCCGACGGGCTTGAATATATTCGGACAGGGTTAAAAGCAGGACTTGATATTGATCAATTTGCTCCGAGACTTTCTTTTTTCTGGGCAATCGGCATGAATTATTTTATGGAAGTGGCAAAAATGAGGGCTGCCAGATTAATGTGGGCAAAAATTGTGAAGGGATTTGATCCTAAAAACCCTAAATCACTGGCCCTCAGAACGCATTCACAAACTTCAGGATGGAGTTTGACTGCACAGGATCCATTTAACAATGTTGTCAGAACATGCATTGAAGCCCATGCCGCCGTTATGGGACATACCCAGTCACTTCATACCAATGCTCTGGATGAAGCCATCGCTCTTCCAACTGATTTTTCAGCACGCATTGCCAGAAACACTCAGCTTTATTTGCAGCAGGAAACCGGAATATGTGATGTGATCGATCCATGGGGCGGTTCTTATTATGTAGAATCACTTACAAAACAGCTGATGGATAAGGCCTGGGCGCATATCGAAGAGGTTGAAAACCTTGGCGGAATGGCAAAAGCGATTGAAACAGGACTGCCTAAAATGAAAATCGAAGAAGCAGCAGCCAAGCGCCAGGCTAAAATAGATTCCGGAACGGAAACCATTATTGGCGTCAATAAATTTCAAGTGGAGGAAGAAGACCCAATTGAAATTTTAAATATTGATAACACAGAAGTAAGAAGAAAACAGATTGAGAGACTTCAGACTTTGAAGGATACACGCGATCAGGTCAAGGTGGACCAAACCCTTGAAGCGTTAACAGAAGCTGTAAGAAGCGGAGAAGGCAATCTGCTTGAGCTTGCTGTAGAGGCAGCAAGAGCTAGAGCAACCTTAGGCGAAATATCCGATTCGGTTGAGAAGGTATCCAAACGGCATCAGGCAGTGATCCGTTCCATCAGCGGTGTGTACAGCTCTGAATTTTCAAATGAAGAAGAAATCGAAAGTGTAAGAAGAATGACAGATGAATTTTCTGAGCTAGAAGGAAGAAGACCCCGCATCTTAATTGCCAAGATGGGCCAGGATGGTCATGACCGCGGAGCAAAAGTTGTGGCAACGGCATATGCAGATCTTGGTTTTGATGTGGATATCGGTCCTTTATTTCAAACACCGGCGGAAACTGCTGCACAGGCAGTTGAAAATGATGTTCATATTGTCGGCATGAGTTCTCTTGCTGCCGGCCACAAAACTCTTCTTCCTCAATTAATAAAAGAACTGAAGGCGCTCGGCAGAGAAGATATTGTCGTGATAGTCGGGGGCGTGATTCCTTATCAGGATTATGAATTTTTATTAAACAGCGGGGCATCTGCTATATTTGGACCCGGTACCGTTATTCCGAATGCAGCAAAAGTGATGCTTGAGAAGATCTACGAAAGACTTGGCTATGAGGATGCAGAAAAATGA
- a CDS encoding methylmalonyl-CoA mutase family protein produces MKQRINHEINDFEKASEQMWVEEAEKALKGKSIQSLSKKTYEGITLNPLYTEHNTQFSGEKLGMTAQEKNEWSVSQKLQRSKTPEQLNEEIREAMKRGQDIIHLEHIGYLETYQDICTAFDGLDLEQIEFHLSLQGNIGFFPLFITYLKNKKCRGTFAFDPYGEWIGGTDLLPPAKKIELLAEMITILDEENLPNVRAVLFDGEMFHNSGGSAREELAYTFSNSIELFNALKERGFSIDKLADRVGFSFSAGSHFFIEIAKFRAAKKIWATILAAFGTSPDRHPIILHAAASSFNKTKHDLHVNMLRATTEAFSAAIGGVNSITVAPFDEVLGEVSKTGDRIARNTHYILKEESLLSKVADPAGGSWYIEELTAELADLAWKEIQSIETMGGFVQAARQNYIQDKLRGLLARRLEDVNKRNVHLIGTNHYANLQEPEREIQKAEAYIPITEAAENNPGKRLKDWMIEAKTVKASEINAGIFSDKSMAELKSLTSMRLAEQFEGLRADSIKYKSIFGHYPKVNIIVLGKLLDYKPRLDFVTGMLSAGGIEAVILKPDQPECSSVDKPIIVCGKDEAYESFDFTQVTQGANVYAAGRLNKDQLDQSGIHECIYQGMDVYVFLKKLQFQLGVS; encoded by the coding sequence ATGAAGCAAAGAATCAATCACGAAATAAATGATTTTGAAAAAGCATCCGAACAAATGTGGGTGGAAGAGGCTGAGAAAGCTTTAAAGGGGAAAAGCATTCAAAGTCTTTCAAAAAAAACATATGAAGGCATTACACTAAATCCATTATATACTGAGCACAATACGCAATTCAGCGGGGAAAAACTTGGTATGACAGCCCAGGAGAAAAATGAATGGTCTGTGAGCCAAAAGCTTCAGCGGTCAAAAACACCTGAACAGCTAAATGAAGAAATTCGGGAAGCCATGAAGCGTGGACAGGATATCATTCACTTAGAACACATTGGGTATTTAGAAACCTATCAGGATATTTGCACAGCATTTGATGGGCTTGATTTGGAACAAATAGAATTCCATCTTTCACTGCAGGGCAATATCGGATTTTTCCCATTGTTTATTACTTATTTGAAAAACAAGAAATGTAGAGGCACATTCGCTTTTGATCCATATGGAGAATGGATTGGCGGAACGGATCTGCTTCCTCCAGCTAAGAAGATAGAATTGCTCGCCGAGATGATCACGATACTGGATGAGGAGAATTTGCCTAATGTAAGAGCTGTTTTATTTGATGGTGAAATGTTCCATAATTCGGGGGGATCTGCAAGAGAAGAGCTGGCATATACGTTTTCCAACTCAATTGAGCTTTTTAATGCATTAAAAGAACGCGGTTTTTCCATTGATAAACTTGCTGATAGGGTCGGCTTTTCTTTCTCAGCCGGATCTCATTTTTTTATCGAGATTGCCAAGTTCAGAGCGGCTAAAAAAATATGGGCAACCATTTTGGCAGCATTCGGGACAAGTCCCGATCGTCATCCAATCATTTTACATGCTGCAGCATCTTCTTTTAACAAAACAAAGCATGATTTGCACGTAAATATGCTGAGAGCAACTACAGAAGCATTTTCAGCCGCTATCGGCGGAGTGAACAGCATAACAGTCGCACCTTTTGATGAAGTGCTTGGAGAAGTCAGTAAAACAGGTGACAGGATTGCAAGAAATACTCATTATATTTTAAAAGAAGAAAGTCTGCTGTCTAAAGTCGCTGACCCTGCAGGCGGCTCGTGGTACATTGAAGAGCTAACAGCAGAGCTTGCAGATCTTGCCTGGAAGGAAATTCAGTCTATCGAAACCATGGGCGGATTCGTGCAGGCAGCAAGGCAAAATTATATTCAGGACAAATTGCGTGGACTTCTAGCTCGAAGGCTGGAAGATGTCAATAAACGAAACGTACATCTGATAGGAACGAACCATTATGCGAATTTGCAGGAGCCCGAAAGAGAAATCCAAAAAGCTGAAGCGTATATCCCTATTACAGAAGCTGCTGAGAATAACCCCGGCAAGAGATTGAAAGATTGGATGATAGAAGCAAAAACGGTTAAAGCAAGTGAAATAAATGCAGGAATATTTAGTGACAAGTCCATGGCTGAATTGAAATCTCTGACCTCAATGAGGCTTGCTGAACAATTCGAAGGATTAAGGGCTGATTCAATTAAATACAAAAGCATTTTCGGGCATTATCCGAAAGTTAATATTATCGTGCTCGGAAAGCTGCTTGACTATAAACCAAGACTTGATTTTGTTACAGGTATGCTTTCTGCAGGAGGAATAGAAGCTGTGATCTTGAAGCCTGATCAGCCTGAATGCTCTTCAGTGGACAAGCCTATAATCGTATGCGGGAAAGATGAGGCATACGAATCGTTTGATTTTACACAAGTAACCCAAGGCGCCAATGTTTACGCAGCGGGCCGCCTTAATAAAGATCAGCTTGATCAGTCCGGCATTCATGAATGCATCTATCAGGGGATGGATGTTTATGTCTTCTTGAAAAAATTGCAGTTTCAACTGGGGGTATCGTAA
- a CDS encoding diacylglycerol/lipid kinase family protein, whose protein sequence is MAKYKKGMLIYNGNAGQKDAEKTLGICVPIISLHVEQLLLLQTSKPLDAQKYCRKHGEDMDIVIILGGDGTVHECINGLGGLIQRPVIAILPGGTCNDFSRTLGIPQNLKKAAEALFAGKIQGTDAAETSRGYFLNFWGIGLVAETSENINDTEKALFGKVSYFLSAFRTIKSMKPFHFKLKLDDTWIKDEAIMVLIANGKIIGTNVLPYPDIKIDDGLADIFIIKEASFSLIKEVMTMKDNIEWDHIDSQLMHYQASSMQIETKEEMSVDTDGEVYSKTPETITILHNHFQMLAPKDEK, encoded by the coding sequence ATGGCAAAATATAAAAAAGGCATGCTGATCTATAATGGAAATGCCGGCCAGAAAGATGCTGAAAAAACACTTGGCATCTGCGTTCCGATTATTTCCCTGCATGTGGAACAGCTATTGCTGCTTCAGACTTCAAAGCCTCTTGATGCACAGAAATACTGCAGGAAGCACGGTGAAGACATGGACATCGTGATTATTCTGGGCGGGGACGGCACGGTGCATGAGTGTATCAATGGACTTGGAGGACTGATTCAAAGGCCGGTAATCGCCATTTTGCCAGGCGGCACATGCAATGACTTTTCAAGAACGCTTGGCATTCCGCAAAACTTAAAGAAAGCTGCTGAAGCATTGTTCGCAGGTAAAATTCAGGGTACGGACGCTGCTGAAACAAGCAGGGGTTACTTCCTCAACTTTTGGGGAATCGGTCTTGTGGCTGAAACATCTGAAAATATTAATGACACCGAAAAAGCTCTGTTCGGAAAAGTCAGCTATTTTTTGAGTGCCTTTCGAACGATTAAAAGCATGAAGCCTTTTCACTTCAAACTGAAGCTTGATGATACCTGGATTAAAGATGAAGCGATCATGGTGCTGATCGCCAATGGCAAAATCATCGGCACTAATGTGCTGCCTTATCCCGATATCAAAATCGATGACGGTCTCGCCGATATTTTCATTATCAAGGAAGCCAGTTTTTCGCTTATCAAAGAAGTTATGACAATGAAAGACAACATTGAGTGGGATCATATTGATTCTCAGCTGATGCACTATCAGGCAAGCAGCATGCAAATTGAAACAAAAGAAGAAATGAGCGTTGATACAGACGGTGAGGTTTATTCAAAAACACCGGAAACCATCACGATTTTACATAATCATTTTCAAATGCTCGCTCCTAAAGATGAAAAATAA